A stretch of the Clostridium fungisolvens genome encodes the following:
- a CDS encoding 1-deoxy-D-xylulose-5-phosphate synthase, with amino-acid sequence MANILDKISNVLDIKKLTTEELNTLCSEVRNSILNKVSKAGGHLGPNLGIVELTVALHYVFNSPIDKFVWDVSHQSYAHKILTGRKDAFLFEDKYKTVTGFTSPKESEHDFFTIGHTSTSVSLASGLAKARDFKGTKENIVAIIGDGSLSGGEAFEGLDNVAEFKSNFITIVNDNEMSIAENHGGIYGNLALLRKTKGEAELNIFKALGFKYVYIEEGNNVNVLIEELQKIKDINEPIVIHIHTVKGNGYSHAEENKERFHWSMPFDIETGKTFVQNSGENYKRVTINHITEKLQKDDRIVVINAAVPGALDLVEFRENHPDRYFDVGIAEEHAIAFASGLASQGMKPFAFFPSTFIQRTYDQISQDLCINNNPAIIMVENAGISGSDATHLGIFDIPMMSNIPNLVYLAPANKEEVTAMIDWAMEQKDFPVAIRISSSPIKELKTKLSLNYELNKFEKVTEGEKVAIIGLGNFFNLAEEVSEELQKQGITPTLINPRFITGVDEELLTSLLENHDTVITLEDGLLNGGFGEKISRFFGPTKMRVFNYGAHKEFTDGVPMNELYKRYHLTADHIVADILK; translated from the coding sequence GTGGCAAATATATTAGATAAAATATCAAATGTTCTTGATATAAAAAAACTAACTACTGAAGAACTTAACACTTTATGCTCAGAAGTTAGAAATTCTATATTAAATAAAGTTAGTAAGGCAGGTGGACATCTTGGTCCAAATTTAGGAATTGTTGAGCTAACAGTAGCCTTACATTATGTATTTAATTCTCCTATAGACAAATTTGTATGGGATGTAAGTCACCAATCTTATGCACATAAAATATTGACTGGAAGAAAAGATGCTTTTCTTTTTGAAGATAAATATAAAACTGTAACTGGTTTTACTTCTCCAAAGGAGAGTGAGCATGACTTCTTCACTATAGGTCATACTTCAACTTCTGTAAGCTTAGCCTCTGGTCTTGCAAAAGCTAGAGACTTTAAAGGAACCAAAGAAAACATAGTTGCAATAATTGGCGATGGTTCTTTAAGTGGTGGTGAAGCTTTTGAAGGCTTAGACAATGTTGCTGAATTTAAATCAAACTTTATTACAATCGTTAATGATAATGAGATGTCTATAGCTGAAAATCATGGTGGAATTTATGGTAACCTTGCTTTACTTAGAAAGACAAAGGGAGAAGCTGAACTTAATATATTCAAGGCTTTAGGCTTTAAATATGTTTATATTGAAGAAGGAAATAATGTTAATGTTTTAATAGAAGAATTACAAAAGATTAAAGATATAAATGAACCTATAGTTATACATATCCACACAGTTAAAGGTAATGGATACTCACATGCCGAAGAAAATAAAGAAAGATTCCATTGGTCTATGCCATTTGATATTGAGACTGGAAAAACTTTTGTTCAAAATTCTGGCGAAAACTATAAAAGAGTTACTATAAATCATATTACTGAAAAACTTCAAAAGGATGATAGAATTGTTGTAATAAATGCAGCGGTTCCTGGCGCTCTTGATCTAGTAGAATTTAGAGAAAATCATCCTGACAGATATTTTGATGTAGGAATTGCAGAAGAACATGCTATTGCCTTTGCTTCAGGCCTCGCTTCACAAGGAATGAAACCTTTTGCTTTCTTCCCAAGTACTTTTATCCAAAGAACCTATGACCAAATATCACAGGATTTATGCATAAACAATAATCCTGCTATAATCATGGTTGAAAATGCAGGAATCTCTGGCAGCGATGCAACTCACCTTGGAATATTTGATATACCAATGATGAGCAATATTCCTAATTTAGTATACTTAGCACCTGCTAATAAGGAAGAAGTAACAGCTATGATAGATTGGGCAATGGAACAAAAGGATTTTCCTGTTGCTATAAGAATATCCTCTTCTCCAATTAAAGAATTAAAGACCAAACTTTCTTTAAATTACGAGTTAAATAAATTTGAGAAAGTTACAGAAGGAGAAAAGGTCGCAATTATAGGTCTTGGAAACTTCTTTAATCTAGCTGAAGAAGTGTCTGAAGAGTTACAAAAGCAAGGGATAACTCCTACTTTAATTAACCCAAGATTTATTACTGGAGTGGATGAAGAACTACTTACTTCCCTACTAGAAAACCATGATACTGTGATTACTCTCGAAGATGGTCTATTAAATGGGGGTTTTGGAGAAAAGATATCTAGATTCTTTGGTCCTACAAAGATGAGAGTTTTCAATTATGGTGCTCATAAGGAATTCACTGATGGTGTACCTATGAATGAGCTATATAAGAGATATCATTTGACTGCAGATCATATTGTTGCTGATATATTGAAATAA
- a CDS encoding SDR family oxidoreductase has protein sequence MQKREIVLVTGGSGYIATYIIAELLKKGYSVRTTVRSFKREEEVREALAELGQPTNKELQFFETDLTKDAGWAAAVANVTYVLHVASPLPSVMPKDENELIIPAKEGTLRVLRAAKNAGVKRVVMTSAFGAAGMGYTTARNDYTFTEKDWSNLAHDTKLNAYYKSKTLAEKSAWEFIKRESGNLELTTILPVAVMGPVIAKKATGSNQLIGMMLSGHLPGFFDLYFPIVDVRDLAKAHILALETPSAAGERFIISNNQSISMKQLGMILKNNLGETAKKIPNRTIPSFILKFAALFSSMARYTSSDLGINYKMSSDNACKILNWKPDYSVEQTIIETGKSIIEKI, from the coding sequence ATGCAAAAAAGAGAAATTGTACTTGTTACTGGAGGGTCAGGCTATATCGCAACATATATCATAGCTGAATTACTAAAGAAGGGTTATTCCGTTCGAACCACCGTTCGTTCGTTTAAACGAGAAGAAGAAGTTCGAGAAGCATTAGCAGAGCTCGGACAACCTACTAATAAAGAGTTGCAGTTTTTTGAAACAGATTTAACAAAGGATGCTGGTTGGGCAGCTGCTGTAGCCAATGTAACTTATGTGCTACATGTGGCATCTCCTCTCCCATCAGTTATGCCAAAAGATGAAAATGAACTGATTATACCAGCTAAGGAAGGAACCTTAAGGGTATTACGAGCAGCTAAAAATGCTGGTGTCAAAAGAGTAGTCATGACTTCAGCTTTTGGTGCTGCGGGTATGGGGTACACAACTGCTAGAAATGATTATACATTTACTGAAAAAGATTGGAGTAATCTTGCTCATGACACCAAACTTAATGCTTACTATAAAAGCAAAACTCTTGCTGAAAAAAGCGCTTGGGAATTTATTAAGAGAGAGAGCGGAAATTTGGAACTTACAACTATTTTGCCGGTAGCAGTTATGGGGCCTGTTATCGCTAAGAAAGCCACTGGCTCTAATCAATTAATAGGAATGATGTTATCAGGTCACTTACCAGGATTTTTTGACTTGTATTTTCCTATAGTTGATGTACGTGATTTAGCTAAGGCTCACATATTAGCATTAGAAACACCTAGTGCTGCTGGAGAACGTTTCATTATTTCTAACAATCAGTCCATATCTATGAAACAGTTAGGGATGATTTTAAAGAATAATCTTGGTGAAACAGCTAAGAAAATACCAAATCGAACAATTCCTAGTTTTATATTAAAATTTGCGGCCCTTTTTAGCTCAATGGCTAGGTACACTAGTTCAGATTTAGGAATTAATTATAAAATGAGTAGTGATAACGCTTGTAAAATCTTGAATTGGAAACCAGACTACAGTGTTGAACAAACAATTATTGAGACAGGAAAATCAATAATTGAAAAAATATGA
- a CDS encoding helix-turn-helix transcriptional regulator, whose protein sequence is MDNSKQRYKEFGDFLKTRRARILPSQVGLPEGTRRRTPGLRREEVATLSGVGLTWYTWIEQGRPIQVSTQVLESLARTLMLDKQETIHLYTLAGQAPPTSFPNYDESVDPMLQHVLDSLEFSPALIMDVRLNVIAWNNAASKLSLNYGKINIYRRNILRIMFTNEDFKKTFTDWSSAAQGMIARFRSVYSKFIDDPWIEELVSELKRESKEFDLWWSMHNVKTEDTRFKSIIHPVLGKLDFEETSLLVADNTSLRMSIFTPLAGTDTKEKIKQFLISQNI, encoded by the coding sequence ATGGATAATTCAAAACAAAGATATAAAGAATTTGGAGATTTTCTGAAAACTCGTAGAGCAAGGATATTACCCTCACAAGTTGGCTTACCTGAAGGTACACGCCGCCGAACTCCTGGTCTTAGACGTGAGGAAGTTGCTACTCTTTCAGGGGTCGGTTTAACATGGTATACATGGATTGAACAAGGACGTCCTATACAGGTATCTACACAAGTGCTTGAGAGTTTAGCAAGAACCTTGATGCTCGATAAGCAGGAGACCATACATCTTTACACTCTTGCCGGTCAAGCACCACCAACGAGCTTTCCAAATTACGATGAATCTGTTGACCCGATGCTGCAGCATGTTCTGGACAGCTTAGAATTTTCTCCCGCACTAATTATGGATGTTCGTTTAAATGTGATTGCGTGGAATAATGCTGCTTCAAAGCTCTCCTTGAATTACGGTAAAATCAATATTTATAGGCGCAACATTCTCAGAATTATGTTTACAAATGAAGATTTCAAAAAAACATTTACTGATTGGAGCTCTGCCGCACAAGGGATGATTGCAAGATTTCGTTCTGTCTACAGTAAATTTATAGACGATCCTTGGATCGAAGAATTGGTAAGTGAACTTAAACGCGAAAGTAAAGAATTTGATTTATGGTGGTCAATGCATAATGTTAAAACAGAGGATACTCGATTTAAAAGCATTATTCACCCAGTCTTAGGCAAGTTAGATTTTGAAGAAACAAGTTTATTGGTTGCCGATAATACCAGCTTACGAATGAGTATATTTACACCTTTGGCTGGGACAGATACAAAAGAAAAGATAAAGCAATTTCTAATAAGTCAGAACATTTAA
- a CDS encoding MaoC family dehydratase has protein sequence MKGLTIKEINIGDKASFQKTITETDVYLYAGITGDLNPAHINQVEAEKTMFQGRIAHGMLTAGLVSAVLGMRLPGPGSIYLGQELKFVAPVRIGDTIKAEVEVIEKREDKNRIKLSTICTNQDGVEVLIGVATIMPPK, from the coding sequence ATGAAGGGCTTAACTATAAAAGAAATAAATATTGGTGATAAAGCATCTTTTCAAAAGACCATTACAGAAACTGATGTTTACTTATATGCTGGTATAACAGGAGATTTAAATCCAGCTCATATAAATCAAGTTGAGGCAGAAAAAACAATGTTTCAAGGAAGAATTGCTCATGGCATGTTAACAGCTGGTTTAGTATCAGCGGTACTTGGAATGCGATTGCCAGGACCAGGTTCAATATATCTTGGACAAGAACTTAAATTTGTTGCTCCAGTGAGAATAGGAGATACAATTAAAGCTGAAGTTGAGGTTATAGAGAAGCGTGAAGATAAGAATAGAATAAAATTAAGTACTATATGTACAAACCAAGATGGTGTTGAAGTACTGATAGGCGTTGCAACTATAATGCCGCCTAAATAA